A window of the Osmia lignaria lignaria isolate PbOS001 chromosome 2, iyOsmLign1, whole genome shotgun sequence genome harbors these coding sequences:
- the LOC117606038 gene encoding uncharacterized protein LOC117606038 isoform X2: MVHASKPRLINRVLDAVVHLCERKGSTARDVLDFLRQTSKSTPRNLTMQVHRALKHAVNAGLLRHRSGRYKALFTLNPAPLKQLVNENNDERLVKGTSRFNTQPSPKKISSDDKEKNREKRDKQHYKRKRKRSQSRQRRRTRRSESRRRHNPLKHSKGMRELKYEEKEEEERLPRYNSSDRRIKPNIRNACRFLSNHERSNARRKGRTNYSVPPNRNYCDDKKVKANRNNSRIICNRNIHTTKTTTTEAVKVILTTVKSLIEMT, encoded by the exons ATGGTACACGCGTCAAAACCACGACTAATCAATCGTGTTCTCGATGCTGTGGTGCATCTCTGCGAACGAAAAGGATCCACTGCTCGAGACGTCCTTGATTTCCTTCGGCAAACATCGAAGTCTACGCCAAGAAATTTGACGATGCAG GTTCATCGAGCTCTGAAGCATGCAGTAAATGCTGGACTTCTACGGCACAGAAGTGGTCGTTACAAGGCACTGTTCACGTTAAATCCTGCTCCACTTAAACAGCTCGTGAATGAAAATAATGACGAAAGATTAGTGAAAGGAACGAGCAGATTCAACACGCAACCATCTCCTAAGAAAATCAGCTCCGATGACAAAGAGAAAAACAG AGAGAAACGTGATAAGCAACATTACAAGAGGAAACGGAAACGCAGCCAGAGCAGGCAGAGAAGACGAACAAGACGAAGTGAATCCAGAAGACGCCATAATCCACTGAAACATTCGAAAGGAATGCGGGAACTCAAgtatgaagaaaaagaagaagaggagcgGTTACCGCGATATAACAGTTCCGATAGGAGAATCAAACCGAATATCAGAAACGCCTGTAGATTTTTGTCTAACCATGAAAGAAGCAACGCGAGACGAAAGGGTCGAACGAACTACTCAGTTCCACCGAATAGAAACTACTGCGATGACAAAAAGGTTAAAG CCAACAGAAACAACAGTCGCATTATCTGCAACCGAAATATTCATACAACGAAGACGACGACAACGGAAGCAGTAAAAGTGATTCTGACGACTGTAAAATCATTGATCGAGATGACTTAG
- the LOC117606038 gene encoding uncharacterized protein LOC117606038 isoform X1 has product MVHASKPRLINRVLDAVVHLCERKGSTARDVLDFLRQTSKSTPRNLTMQVHRALKHAVNAGLLRHRSGRYKALFTLNPAPLKQLVNENNDERLVKGTSRFNTQPSPKKISSDDKEKNREKRDKQHYKRKRKRSQSRQRRRTRRSESRRRHNPLKHSKGMRELKYEEKEEEERLPRYNSSDRRIKPNIRNACRFLSNHERSNARRKGRTNYSVPPNRNYCDDKKVKVKRKTPARQECKYKNDRKSSKRSVSPNCSQQKQQSHYLQPKYSYNEDDDNGSSKSDSDDCKIIDRDDLDQEPGNSESGSTL; this is encoded by the exons ATGGTACACGCGTCAAAACCACGACTAATCAATCGTGTTCTCGATGCTGTGGTGCATCTCTGCGAACGAAAAGGATCCACTGCTCGAGACGTCCTTGATTTCCTTCGGCAAACATCGAAGTCTACGCCAAGAAATTTGACGATGCAG GTTCATCGAGCTCTGAAGCATGCAGTAAATGCTGGACTTCTACGGCACAGAAGTGGTCGTTACAAGGCACTGTTCACGTTAAATCCTGCTCCACTTAAACAGCTCGTGAATGAAAATAATGACGAAAGATTAGTGAAAGGAACGAGCAGATTCAACACGCAACCATCTCCTAAGAAAATCAGCTCCGATGACAAAGAGAAAAACAG AGAGAAACGTGATAAGCAACATTACAAGAGGAAACGGAAACGCAGCCAGAGCAGGCAGAGAAGACGAACAAGACGAAGTGAATCCAGAAGACGCCATAATCCACTGAAACATTCGAAAGGAATGCGGGAACTCAAgtatgaagaaaaagaagaagaggagcgGTTACCGCGATATAACAGTTCCGATAGGAGAATCAAACCGAATATCAGAAACGCCTGTAGATTTTTGTCTAACCATGAAAGAAGCAACGCGAGACGAAAGGGTCGAACGAACTACTCAGTTCCACCGAATAGAAACTACTGCGATGACAAAAAGGTTAAAG taaaaaGGAAAACACCAGCCCGTCAAGAATGTAAATATAAGAATGATAGAAAATCTAGTAAAAGATCAGTTTCTCCAAATTGCAGCCAACAGAAACAACAGTCGCATTATCTGCAACCGAAATATTCATACAACGAAGACGACGACAACGGAAGCAGTAAAAGTGATTCTGACGACTGTAAAATCATTGATCGAGATGACTTAGATCAGGAACCTGGGAACAGCGAAAGTGGGAGCACTTTGTAA